Proteins encoded by one window of Swingsia samuiensis:
- a CDS encoding helix-turn-helix transcriptional regulator, whose product MGEVVIRLSPKVLDIEEASSYLSISTGVFRKEVLPEVTQIKLSTRRRGYLVSDLDKWLEKRTGQRKESSNPWDDII is encoded by the coding sequence ATGGGGGAGGTTGTTATCAGGTTAAGTCCAAAAGTATTGGATATTGAAGAAGCTTCCTCTTATTTATCTATTTCTACAGGAGTATTCAGAAAAGAAGTTCTCCCTGAAGTAACGCAAATTAAATTATCTACTCGGCGACGAGGATATCTTGTTTCTGATTTAGATAAATGGCTGGAAAAAAGAACCGGACAGCGCAAAGAAAGCAGTAATCCTTGGGATGATATAATTTGA
- a CDS encoding siphovirus Gp157 family protein, giving the protein MSEVLTKDLRDLVNMEYGRIIKPAMQVFNAEITAIRSANDPISAAVNLIDASERIAKLMKHLSEELRTAVAQEMKETGQFEVEGKGIVASLRAGSTSSQVTDEKALRDAYPDLFIPQPDKLDKARLTKALKTIGAIPGAELTTSKEFSLTIRRA; this is encoded by the coding sequence ATGAGCGAGGTCTTAACAAAGGATCTCCGTGATCTGGTGAACATGGAATATGGCAGGATTATTAAACCGGCCATGCAAGTGTTTAACGCAGAGATAACGGCCATTCGATCTGCGAATGATCCAATTTCTGCGGCGGTTAACCTCATCGATGCGTCGGAACGCATTGCAAAACTGATGAAGCACCTCAGCGAAGAATTAAGAACTGCCGTGGCTCAAGAAATGAAAGAGACAGGTCAATTTGAAGTGGAGGGCAAGGGTATTGTTGCATCACTACGCGCTGGGTCAACATCGTCTCAGGTTACGGACGAGAAAGCCTTAAGAGATGCTTACCCCGATCTATTTATTCCACAACCCGACAAGCTGGATAAAGCGCGTTTAACAAAAGCACTGAAAACGATTGGAGCAATACCAGGAGCAGAACTGACAACCTCAAAGGAATTTTCTCTTACTATTCGTAGGGCTTAA
- the ssb gene encoding single-stranded DNA-binding protein: MAGSVNKVMLIGRLGRDPETRNTQSGKQIVNLTIATSENWKDKQTGEKREKTEWHRVVIFNEGLADVADRFLRKGSNVYIEGALRTRKWTDQSGQERYTTEVTLESFNGVLVMLDSPQRQQQNTSYQDSRYGANNAAPSRNADPLDDEIPF, from the coding sequence ATGGCGGGTTCGGTCAATAAAGTGATGCTCATTGGTCGACTGGGGCGTGATCCAGAGACGCGGAACACGCAGTCTGGGAAGCAGATTGTTAATCTGACGATCGCCACGAGTGAGAATTGGAAAGACAAGCAAACAGGAGAGAAGCGGGAAAAAACCGAATGGCATCGCGTGGTGATCTTCAATGAAGGCCTCGCAGACGTGGCGGATCGGTTCCTTCGCAAAGGCAGCAACGTTTACATCGAGGGCGCTCTTCGCACACGCAAATGGACGGATCAGTCGGGGCAAGAACGCTACACGACGGAGGTGACGCTGGAGAGTTTCAACGGCGTTCTCGTAATGCTGGATAGCCCTCAAAGGCAGCAACAGAACACGTCTTATCAGGACAGTCGCTACGGAGCGAATAACGCCGCCCCTAGCCGTAATGCTGACCCTCTCGATGATGAAATCCCGTTCTAG
- a CDS encoding helix-turn-helix domain-containing protein, protein MKKTYSETQAWVDAVNALRKKGLSLENIAIELKTTVNTLADRMKKLREKGYFFEPVKRQKMKNINWSKLSPRIQEMYVNGAPTAEISRSVGIHEKTIQCYISSKRRGPDRSEWMRKPAPSKPISQRSLCGAEPLPPGHPLTWGVICSEPMPQPARYRA, encoded by the coding sequence ATGAAAAAGACATACTCCGAAACACAAGCGTGGGTTGATGCTGTGAACGCCCTCCGAAAGAAGGGCCTATCACTTGAAAACATCGCGATCGAATTAAAGACAACCGTAAATACTCTTGCCGATCGAATGAAAAAATTAAGGGAGAAAGGGTATTTCTTTGAGCCTGTCAAAAGGCAAAAGATGAAAAACATTAATTGGAGCAAACTAAGCCCTCGTATCCAAGAAATGTACGTGAACGGAGCGCCTACGGCTGAGATTTCTCGGTCTGTTGGCATCCATGAAAAAACTATCCAGTGTTACATCTCATCAAAGCGTAGAGGCCCGGATCGGTCGGAATGGATGCGTAAACCTGCCCCATCCAAACCGATCTCACAGCGCTCTTTATGTGGGGCGGAACCACTCCCTCCAGGACATCCCCTGACATGGGGTGTGATCTGCTCGGAGCCGATGCCGCAGCCCGCGAGATATAGAGCTTAA
- a CDS encoding DNA cytosine methyltransferase codes for MRVYYNEWDKPTAAWLSELGKRHHLPTGHIDTRSIRDVRPDDLRGYEQCHFFAGIGGWPCALKLAGYSELACWTGSPPCQPFSVAGRQKGQSDERHLAPIWLDLIKEHCPPIIFGEQVEAAIKHGWIDDLFNALESFGYACGAAVLPACSVGAPHLRKRLFFGAVRLADTNDDRCQSRRKIQHICTKQNFKYGDSISGVADPSSARWRQTGCNPQSNRKANGIGERNWGSDGCENDLFGRVEQSSRRSQDNTFWTNPDWIGCRDGKFRAVEPSTQPLADGIPARVGRLRGYGNAIVPQVAAIFIETFIASITESGELT; via the coding sequence ATGCGTGTTTACTACAACGAATGGGACAAACCAACAGCCGCATGGCTCTCAGAACTTGGCAAACGACATCATCTGCCCACCGGGCACATCGATACCCGGTCAATTCGAGATGTTCGGCCCGACGATTTGCGCGGATACGAACAGTGCCATTTTTTCGCAGGAATTGGAGGATGGCCTTGCGCGCTTAAACTCGCAGGATATAGCGAGCTTGCCTGCTGGACTGGATCGCCGCCATGCCAACCATTCTCTGTTGCCGGACGACAAAAAGGACAGAGCGACGAGCGGCACCTTGCGCCAATATGGCTCGATCTCATCAAAGAGCATTGCCCTCCAATCATCTTTGGAGAGCAGGTTGAAGCAGCGATTAAGCACGGATGGATCGACGATTTATTCAATGCGCTGGAAAGTTTCGGATACGCCTGCGGGGCGGCAGTTTTGCCAGCTTGTAGCGTCGGCGCGCCGCACCTTAGAAAACGTTTGTTTTTCGGTGCTGTCAGGCTGGCCGACACCAACGATGACAGATGCCAATCGCGGCGAAAAATACAACACATTTGCACAAAACAAAACTTTAAATATGGCGACTCAATTAGCGGCGTGGCCGACCCCTCTAGCGCGAGATGGAGACAAACTGGATGCAACCCCCAAAGCAATAGAAAGGCGAATGGAATTGGGGAGAGAAATTGGGGTAGCGATGGTTGCGAGAATGACCTCTTTGGAAGGGTGGAGCAATCATCCAGGAGAAGTCAGGATAACACATTCTGGACAAATCCTGACTGGATTGGATGCCGCGATGGCAAGTTCAGGGCGGTTGAACCCAGCACACAGCCGTTGGCTGATGGGATACCCGCCAGAGTGGGACGATTGCGCGGTTATGGCAATGCCATCGTCCCGCAAGTCGCAGCAATCTTCATCGAAACTTTCATCGCATCAATTACAGAATCAGGAGAACTGACATGA
- a CDS encoding S24 family peptidase: MNLLDKPREILLRLIKEHNTDLKTVSEQVGKNAAYLQQYITRGSPKTLHEDTRDRLSEIFNVHPDIFRYGEEGESLPIPSKPSNVGSLNLQIPELDISPQAGSGAIISDIVEHQQPVDHWSFPKSLVGAFVTDPSKLAIIRVAGDSMEPDYVAGDRILVDTGHVIPSPAGVYVLWDGLGVVLKRVEIVMGSDPKRIRIMSINPAYPAYELLLDEVKINGRVVGKWNWK, translated from the coding sequence ATGAATTTACTTGATAAGCCGCGTGAAATCCTTTTGAGGCTCATAAAAGAGCATAACACCGATCTAAAAACTGTTTCGGAGCAGGTCGGTAAAAATGCGGCATATCTTCAACAATATATTACGCGTGGTTCACCAAAGACCCTTCATGAGGATACGCGTGATAGGCTTTCTGAAATATTTAACGTCCATCCAGATATATTTAGGTACGGCGAGGAAGGGGAGAGCCTTCCTATTCCATCAAAGCCTTCCAACGTTGGTTCTCTAAACCTACAGATACCGGAACTCGATATTTCTCCCCAAGCAGGCAGCGGCGCTATTATCTCAGATATCGTTGAACACCAGCAGCCAGTTGATCATTGGAGTTTCCCTAAGTCGCTTGTTGGGGCTTTCGTAACTGACCCGTCGAAACTGGCGATTATCCGCGTGGCCGGGGATAGTATGGAGCCAGATTACGTTGCTGGTGACCGAATACTCGTTGATACAGGGCACGTTATTCCATCTCCAGCAGGAGTGTACGTTTTGTGGGATGGGTTAGGCGTTGTCTTAAAGCGCGTTGAAATTGTGATGGGTTCTGATCCTAAAAGAATTAGGATTATGAGCATTAACCCAGCTTACCCTGCTTATGAACTTCTTCTTGATGAAGTGAAAATTAACGGGCGCGTAGTCGGGAAGTGGAATTGGAAGTGA
- a CDS encoding recombinase RecT: MSALAKTHQSTIQITSFNELMRFADVAANSGMVPNSYAGKPNAVLIAVQMGSELGLAPMQSVQNIAVINGRPSVWGDAMIALVKGSSVCDDVIETFEGEGDQLTAICVAKRKGKAPVEARFSMKDAEIAGLKNKPGPWKQYPKRMLQMRARGFALRDAFPDVLKGLISAEEAMDLPQDEGRSTVINYSEPARTPNNLKISQNKEQDPIQWFKEKLATKNTSDEVLSFEADWKKIIQKRDEKGNPFSDDILDAASDMIADRYMELKSKESQEVETYAQEEIEELPA; this comes from the coding sequence ATGAGTGCTTTAGCAAAAACCCACCAATCAACAATTCAAATAACAAGCTTTAATGAATTAATGCGTTTTGCTGATGTAGCGGCAAATAGCGGTATGGTTCCGAACAGTTATGCAGGAAAACCGAATGCTGTTTTAATTGCTGTTCAAATGGGGTCTGAATTAGGCTTGGCTCCAATGCAGTCTGTGCAAAATATCGCCGTTATTAATGGCCGTCCGAGTGTGTGGGGCGATGCAATGATTGCGCTGGTTAAAGGATCTTCCGTTTGTGATGATGTTATCGAAACATTTGAGGGAGAAGGCGATCAGTTAACAGCAATATGCGTGGCAAAGCGCAAAGGGAAAGCGCCAGTTGAAGCCCGGTTTAGCATGAAGGATGCGGAAATAGCTGGCCTTAAAAACAAACCGGGGCCATGGAAACAATATCCTAAGCGTATGCTGCAAATGAGAGCGAGAGGCTTTGCGCTAAGGGATGCTTTCCCGGATGTTCTGAAAGGGCTTATTAGTGCTGAGGAGGCTATGGATCTTCCTCAAGATGAAGGCAGAAGCACGGTTATAAATTACTCGGAACCTGCAAGAACCCCTAATAATCTAAAGATCAGTCAAAATAAAGAACAAGACCCTATCCAGTGGTTTAAGGAGAAACTTGCGACCAAGAACACATCCGATGAAGTTCTTAGTTTTGAAGCAGATTGGAAGAAAATAATCCAGAAGCGGGATGAAAAAGGCAATCCGTTCTCTGATGATATCCTAGACGCAGCAAGCGATATGATTGCCGACCGCTATATGGAGTTGAAAAGCAAGGAATCTCAGGAAGTCGAAACCTACGCCCAAGAAGAAATTGAGGAACTCCCAGCATGA
- a CDS encoding KilA-N domain-containing protein, which yields MNELTILNIKVRQDAEGRYCLNDCHRASGVENSKRPSLWLENKQTQELIEEMAGKSQSRNSCFDGKQPVSRIRGGNNSGVWACKELVYAYAMWISPAFHLQVIRAFDALVAGKITPPQYAIPKTYAAALLEAARLAEENEQHKVEIALQKAMIDEAAPKVVALGILAAAESDKGVRDAGRELEVGQQWVSAFVLEHKWACKEGRKLKAAHYGRVNGYVRMCPSTYTDKVTGETRVRDDFKITRKGIDRIAHHIAKRKLMNERRNEERSLMEAN from the coding sequence GTGAACGAACTTACAATCCTTAATATAAAAGTCCGTCAAGACGCAGAAGGGCGTTATTGCCTGAATGATTGTCACCGGGCTTCTGGTGTCGAAAATTCCAAACGTCCTAGTTTATGGCTTGAGAATAAGCAGACACAAGAATTAATCGAAGAAATGGCAGGAAAATCCCAAAGCAGGAATTCCTGCTTTGACGGGAAACAGCCAGTTTCTAGGATTAGGGGCGGAAATAACTCGGGTGTGTGGGCATGCAAAGAATTGGTGTACGCCTACGCAATGTGGATCAGCCCAGCTTTCCATTTGCAAGTCATTCGGGCTTTTGATGCGCTTGTGGCCGGAAAGATCACACCACCACAATATGCCATCCCCAAGACCTACGCCGCTGCTCTTCTTGAAGCCGCTCGTCTTGCTGAGGAGAACGAGCAGCACAAAGTGGAAATCGCACTCCAAAAGGCGATGATTGACGAAGCTGCCCCGAAGGTGGTGGCACTCGGCATACTAGCGGCAGCGGAGAGCGACAAAGGCGTGCGCGATGCTGGGCGTGAATTAGAAGTCGGCCAACAATGGGTTTCTGCTTTTGTGCTGGAGCATAAATGGGCGTGCAAAGAAGGACGGAAGTTAAAAGCGGCTCATTATGGGCGGGTGAATGGCTATGTCAGAATGTGTCCTTCTACCTACACGGACAAAGTGACGGGAGAGACGCGGGTAAGAGACGACTTCAAAATCACGCGCAAGGGGATTGATCGTATCGCGCATCACATCGCCAAGCGGAAACTCATGAATGAGCGTCGCAATGAAGAGCGCAGCCTTATGGAGGCGAACTAA